A stretch of the Aphis gossypii isolate Hap1 chromosome 2, ASM2018417v2, whole genome shotgun sequence genome encodes the following:
- the LOC114119278 gene encoding pyruvate kinase isoform X2 gives MFESMIKKPRATQAEYSDVANAILDGADSVMLSGETAKGAYPVKCVRTMATICKEAETAVWQRQLFADLTSAVNLPLDASHTIAISAVDAANKSKAAAIVVLTSSGHSAHRISKYRPP, from the exons ATGTTCGAGTCTATGATCAAAAAACCCCGTGCAACTCAAGCAGAGTATTCTGATGTGGCAAATGCCATCCTCGATGGAGCAGATAGTGTGATGCTATCAGGGGAAACTGCCAAAGGGGCATACCCTGTTAAGTGTGTACGTACTATGGCTACCATCTGTAAAGAAGCAGAGACAGCCGTTTGGCAGAGACAATTATTTGCTGACTTAACGTCTGCT GTCAATTTGCCTTTGGATGCTTCACACACAATTGCTATTTCTGCTGTAGATGCAGCTAATAAAAGTAAAGCTGCTGCCATTGTTGTTCTTACATCTTCTGGCCATTCTGCACATCGCATTTCTAAATATCGCCCACCTTAA